A single genomic interval of Bacteroidota bacterium harbors:
- a CDS encoding EamA family transporter, translating into MNHYTRKNWIILIALSVVWGFSFLLMKIGLKTFSWDEVAAMRITTSFIATLPILFFHYKKIKRSEIKFYFMTGFFGSGLPAFCFTYAQTHLESGIAGVLNSMTPAFTFILGVWFFGMTFQKYKMMGLTVALIGAIILVSFDSSGGGDIGFIYALPVMLATLSYATSANIVKRYLQHAHPLVMGAMGFAFIGIPASIYLLTTEFWNKSNMENFNESTTAILALSLFGTVVASIVFYWLIQKTDSLFGTLVTYLIPVVAVLLGVLDGELITIQNIGGMLLILVGVYIINIKVNGEK; encoded by the coding sequence GTGAATCATTACACACGGAAGAACTGGATTATTCTTATTGCACTTTCTGTTGTTTGGGGATTTTCATTTTTATTAATGAAGATTGGATTGAAAACATTTTCCTGGGATGAAGTAGCTGCCATGCGAATTACTACATCTTTTATCGCAACACTTCCTATTCTATTTTTTCATTATAAAAAAATCAAACGCAGTGAAATAAAATTTTACTTCATGACCGGTTTTTTTGGAAGTGGATTACCTGCCTTTTGTTTTACTTACGCTCAAACTCATTTGGAAAGTGGCATCGCAGGAGTACTGAATTCTATGACTCCCGCTTTTACTTTTATTCTTGGCGTTTGGTTTTTTGGAATGACATTTCAGAAATATAAAATGATGGGTTTAACAGTTGCACTTATCGGTGCAATAATTTTAGTATCCTTTGATAGTTCCGGTGGAGGCGATATAGGTTTTATATATGCTTTACCAGTGATGCTTGCAACACTATCGTATGCCACAAGTGCAAATATTGTAAAGCGTTATTTGCAACATGCGCATCCACTTGTAATGGGAGCAATGGGGTTTGCTTTTATTGGAATTCCTGCAAGCATTTATTTACTAACCACAGAGTTCTGGAATAAATCTAATATGGAAAATTTTAATGAAAGTACTACTGCAATACTTGCACTTTCCTTATTCGGAACTGTAGTAGCTTCAATAGTTTTTTATTGGTTGATTCAAAAAACAGATTCACTGTTCGGCACATTGGTTACTTATCTTATTCCAGTAGTTGCTGTTTTACTTGGTGTATTAGATGGAGAATTAATTACGATACAAAACATTGGCGGCATGCTGCTCATACTTGTTGGAGTTTATATCATCAATATAAAAGTGAATGGTGAAAAGTGA
- a CDS encoding RidA family protein, translating to MKKIIYTKSAPEPIGPYSQATQAAGFIFVSGQIAIDPATGDLLQTNDIAEETEMVLKNLKSIIESAGYNMQHILKCSIFLKNMQQFAEVNKVYGKYFNEEPPARETVEVSALPKGVNVEISAIAYSMDN from the coding sequence ATGAAAAAAATTATCTATACAAAGTCAGCACCTGAGCCCATTGGACCTTATAGTCAAGCTACACAAGCAGCAGGGTTTATTTTTGTTTCCGGACAAATAGCAATTGATCCTGCAACAGGTGATTTGTTGCAAACAAATGATATAGCAGAGGAAACAGAAATGGTTTTAAAAAATTTAAAATCAATTATAGAATCAGCGGGATATAACATGCAACATATTTTAAAGTGCTCAATTTTTTTAAAAAATATGCAGCAGTTTGCAGAAGTGAATAAAGTGTATGGAAAATATTTTAATGAAGAACCTCCGGCACGAGAAACTGTGGAAGTGAGCGCATTACCCAAAGGGGTAAATGTAGAAATTAGTGCGATAGCTTATTCAATGGACAATTGA
- a CDS encoding gliding motility-associated C-terminal domain-containing protein, protein MKYYYSSLLLLFFSVQIIYAQLDVTTGYTAMELAEMLSGGGVTIVDATKDCTAQAYGKFECIDCNLGIDSGFILTTGKAVYAEGPNNSGSTGYSNGTTGDADLEALPGVGTTYDRCILEIDFIPDCDTVKFDYAFGSDEYNEFVGSINDVFALWISGPGIIGAVNIALIPGTTSPVSIDNVNLGSYATYYNNNPSAGVALTDPYYIDYDGFTDVFEAISVVTPGETYHLKFAIADESDHVWDSGVFFRAGSLEAGLSASFVLPGTGFGIASYCTSSSDPTPEMVPGAIIGEFTATPDGLVVDPATGTIDISESSPGTYTITNTVIGLACGVMDTVTSSSDVLITALPIGIFSYPESPFCADETDPSPALGTDAELGTFSATPAGLSIVSATGIIDLSASTVGTYTVTNYINSADGCPSVTSTTSITISPSYDLSQSYELCNGETHTLPDGTSVTTSGTYPVLLSTVAGCDSLITTSITVNPVYATSQSATICDGDPFYLPDGGAVLIAGTYITTVATIKGCDSVVTTTLSVNPIPTTSVTAEICSGEYFTLPDGAVTASAGTYTSVLTAYTDCDSLVYTTLTVHPIFTTAVSVNICPDDTYILPDGTSVSSPGMYSTTLNSINGCDSVINTTLGNYPLYDIVFNPEMCDGGEYILPDGNIATVSDTYVNTYLSMHGCDSIITTNLTVHPNPEIDFPIDPIVCFEEGIIALSAIPTGGNYSGVAISGNQFNAQMAGVGGPYEITYSYMDMHGCVDTAIQFISVDQNFAEAFGDTSIIATNPIYISGNSGGNYAWTPAYFITCASCENSTAYPTSSGYITLTSTNENGCIASDKIYVYVLPYPENNVFIPNAFTPNGDGINDYLFAYSPILINIKSFDVFDRWGNIIYHRENLSPDAITSGWDGTFNGEILNPGVYPYIITVQYENGEIKQHAGNVTLLSN, encoded by the coding sequence ATGAAATATTATTACTCCTCTTTACTTCTACTATTTTTTTCTGTGCAAATTATCTATGCGCAGTTAGATGTAACTACGGGATATACTGCAATGGAATTAGCAGAAATGCTTTCGGGTGGCGGTGTAACAATTGTAGATGCTACAAAAGATTGTACAGCTCAGGCTTATGGGAAATTTGAATGTATTGATTGTAACCTCGGTATTGACAGCGGTTTTATTCTTACAACCGGAAAAGCGGTTTATGCCGAAGGTCCTAATAATTCCGGAAGTACCGGTTATAGTAATGGTACCACCGGCGATGCTGATTTGGAAGCCTTACCCGGTGTGGGTACCACTTATGACCGATGTATTTTGGAAATAGATTTTATTCCCGATTGTGATACTGTGAAATTTGATTATGCATTTGGTAGTGATGAATACAATGAATTTGTGGGATCAATAAATGATGTGTTTGCATTATGGATTAGCGGGCCCGGAATAATTGGAGCGGTAAATATTGCATTGATACCCGGAACAACATCTCCGGTTTCAATTGATAATGTAAACCTCGGCAGTTATGCTACTTATTACAATAATAATCCCTCTGCCGGTGTTGCCCTCACTGATCCCTATTACATAGATTACGATGGGTTTACAGATGTGTTTGAGGCAATCAGTGTAGTGACTCCCGGAGAAACTTATCATTTAAAATTTGCCATTGCTGATGAGTCAGATCATGTATGGGACTCAGGTGTATTTTTTCGAGCCGGGAGTTTAGAAGCTGGACTAAGTGCAAGTTTTGTGTTGCCCGGAACCGGTTTTGGAATTGCAAGTTATTGCACAAGCAGTTCGGATCCGACACCGGAAATGGTTCCCGGGGCAATCATCGGAGAATTTACTGCAACACCAGATGGATTAGTAGTAGATCCTGCCACAGGTACTATTGATATCAGCGAATCATCACCCGGCACTTATACAATTACAAATACTGTAATTGGTTTGGCTTGTGGTGTGATGGATACGGTAACCTCATCTTCAGATGTGCTAATTACTGCTCTTCCTATTGGTATTTTTTCTTATCCGGAATCTCCTTTTTGTGCAGATGAAACAGATCCTTCTCCTGCACTTGGAACGGATGCAGAGTTAGGGACATTTTCTGCCACACCTGCCGGATTAAGTATTGTATCTGCTACAGGTATTATTGATTTAAGTGCTTCCACCGTTGGTACATATACCGTAACAAATTATATCAATTCTGCCGATGGCTGTCCGTCAGTAACATCAACAACAAGCATTACTATAAGTCCATCTTATGATCTATCTCAGAGTTATGAATTATGTAATGGGGAAACGCATACTTTACCCGACGGAACTTCTGTAACTACATCAGGAACATACCCAGTATTATTATCTACTGTTGCAGGTTGCGATTCATTAATTACAACAAGCATAACTGTGAATCCTGTTTACGCTACTTCGCAAAGTGCAACTATCTGCGATGGCGATCCTTTTTACTTACCTGATGGTGGTGCTGTTTTAATTGCCGGCACTTATATAACAACTGTAGCCACGATTAAAGGATGTGATTCGGTGGTTACAACTACATTATCAGTTAATCCAATTCCTACCACTTCTGTTACTGCTGAAATTTGTTCGGGTGAATATTTTACTTTACCAGATGGTGCGGTTACAGCTTCTGCGGGTACTTATACTTCTGTATTAACTGCATATACTGATTGTGATTCTCTTGTTTATACGACCCTTACTGTGCATCCGATTTTTACTACAGCAGTTAGTGTAAATATTTGTCCGGATGATACATATATTTTACCCGATGGCACATCTGTTTCTTCACCCGGAATGTATTCCACAACATTGAATTCTATTAATGGATGTGATTCAGTTATTAATACAACATTAGGTAATTATCCTTTATACGATATTGTGTTTAATCCTGAAATGTGTGATGGTGGAGAATATATTTTACCTGATGGAAATATTGCAACAGTAAGTGATACTTATGTAAATACATACCTGTCAATGCATGGTTGCGATTCAATTATTACAACAAATCTTACAGTACATCCGAATCCTGAAATTGATTTTCCTATTGATCCGATTGTGTGTTTTGAAGAAGGTATTATCGCATTAAGTGCAATACCCACAGGTGGAAATTATTCAGGTGTTGCGATAAGTGGAAATCAATTTAATGCACAGATGGCAGGTGTGGGCGGACCGTATGAAATTACTTATAGTTATATGGATATGCATGGATGTGTAGATACTGCAATTCAATTTATTTCTGTAGATCAAAACTTTGCAGAAGCATTTGGAGATACTTCAATAATTGCAACTAATCCAATTTATATTTCGGGAAATAGCGGTGGCAATTATGCCTGGACTCCCGCATATTTTATTACCTGTGCATCTTGTGAAAATAGCACTGCATATCCAACATCATCAGGATATATTACTCTCACTTCTACAAATGAAAATGGATGTATTGCATCCGATAAAATTTATGTGTATGTATTGCCTTATCCGGAAAATAATGTATTTATTCCAAATGCATTTACACCCAATGGAGATGGTATAAATGATTATTTATTTGCGTACAGTCCGATACTTATAAATATAAAATCCTTTGATGTATTCGACCGCTGGGGAAACATAATTTACCATCGTGAGAATTTAAGTCCGGATGCAATTACAAGCGGATGGGATGGAACATTTAATGGTGAAATATTAAATCCCGGTGTGTATCCTTACATCATTACTGTGCAGTATGAAAACGGTGAAATAAAACAACACGCCGGCAATGTAACTCTACTTTCTAATTAA
- a CDS encoding B12-binding domain-containing radical SAM protein, which yields MADVFIANAYFLRFDPKQERAMQPYPPLGTLYVASVLQQEGYNVTFRDTVFAKSASEIFPAIETLNNGIVIICDDGFNYLTKMCLVNMRNACFEMIRYAKENNCKVIVSSSDATDHWKEYLETGADYIVIGEAEKTISELVDYLYDDHSQKEISNINGIAFKTKTGFEKTTVRAVMHDLDALPFPAWEVADIETYKEKWLKKNGYFSLNITTTRGCPFKCNWCAKPIYGNRYNARSAENVVNEIAMLIDKYRVMHFWFCDDIFGLKPGWINQFSALVQQRNLKFKFKIQCRADLLLNEQNIESLAKAGCDEVWIGAESGSQKILDAMDKGTTIQQIYDCTILMKKHNIKPCFFLQFGYPGETKTDIDATMKMLFELMPYDIGISVSYPLPGTKFYESVKSELQQKQNWNDSDELALMFRSTYPPEFYKELHRYIHKKFRSAQGMMAMKKILQLQSLETKHLKRMAAIPYFNTSAFLHKRKMELLQK from the coding sequence ATGGCTGATGTATTTATTGCCAATGCATACTTTTTAAGATTTGATCCAAAACAGGAACGAGCCATGCAGCCCTATCCACCTTTGGGCACTTTGTATGTTGCATCCGTTTTACAACAGGAGGGGTATAATGTAACTTTCAGAGATACCGTATTTGCAAAGTCAGCAAGCGAAATTTTTCCTGCAATTGAAACACTTAACAATGGTATTGTAATAATTTGTGATGATGGATTTAATTATCTCACAAAAATGTGTTTGGTAAATATGCGCAATGCTTGCTTTGAAATGATTCGCTATGCGAAAGAAAATAATTGTAAGGTTATAGTTTCAAGTTCGGATGCTACTGATCATTGGAAAGAATATTTAGAAACAGGTGCGGATTATATTGTAATTGGCGAAGCAGAAAAAACAATTTCAGAACTTGTAGATTATTTATATGATGACCATTCTCAAAAGGAAATAAGCAACATTAATGGCATTGCCTTTAAAACAAAAACAGGTTTTGAAAAAACAACAGTAAGAGCTGTGATGCATGATTTGGATGCGTTGCCTTTTCCTGCATGGGAAGTAGCGGATATTGAAACCTATAAAGAAAAATGGCTGAAGAAAAATGGTTACTTCAGTTTGAATATTACAACCACACGAGGTTGTCCGTTTAAATGTAACTGGTGCGCAAAACCAATTTATGGCAATCGTTATAATGCACGATCAGCGGAAAATGTTGTGAATGAAATTGCAATGCTGATTGATAAATATCGGGTAATGCATTTTTGGTTTTGCGACGATATATTCGGATTGAAACCGGGATGGATAAATCAATTCAGTGCATTGGTGCAACAAAGAAATTTAAAATTTAAATTTAAAATTCAGTGTCGTGCAGATTTATTATTGAACGAACAGAATATAGAAAGTCTGGCCAAAGCAGGTTGTGATGAAGTGTGGATTGGTGCAGAATCCGGCTCACAAAAAATTCTGGATGCCATGGATAAAGGAACTACTATTCAGCAGATTTATGATTGTACTATCCTGATGAAAAAGCACAATATAAAACCCTGTTTCTTTTTGCAATTCGGATATCCCGGCGAAACAAAAACAGATATTGATGCCACTATGAAAATGTTGTTTGAATTAATGCCTTATGATATTGGTATTTCTGTTTCTTATCCTTTGCCCGGAACAAAATTTTATGAAAGTGTAAAATCAGAGTTACAGCAAAAACAAAACTGGAACGATAGTGATGAACTTGCACTTATGTTCCGCAGTACTTATCCTCCGGAGTTTTATAAAGAGTTACACAGATATATTCATAAAAAATTCAGAAGTGCTCAAGGTATGATGGCGATGAAAAAAATATTGCAATTACAATCTCTGGAAACAAAACATCTTAAACGAATGGCTGCGATTCCTTACTTCAATACATCTGCTTTTTTACATAAAAGAAAAATGGAGTTGTTGCAGAAGTAA
- a CDS encoding nucleotidyltransferase domain-containing protein — protein sequence MQITYVHQHEFPLLGEVHSSILKSLMYFDLFRYPLTLPEIIRFASIPIHHLHIAEDALQQLEDNLMVYRFGEFWSLNSDYGNIERRQKGNRSAMKIWDKAIMRSKFIQRFPFVRSVNISGSLSKNYFDAEADFDFFIITQPNRLWLCRMLLTIYKKFFLLNSRKYFCINYFIDTESLEIPDKNIFTAIEIVTLKNMSGENLYNNFMQSNNWVKQYFPNYLPEKQMLPQKEKENVIKHHSEKLLQNKIGDRLDTVCYKITLYFWKRKFKNMTAIEFENNLRSRKHVSKHHPQGFQFKVLEGYKNRIHTFEQQHNVTLYNG from the coding sequence ATGCAAATTACCTACGTACATCAACACGAATTTCCTTTGTTGGGAGAGGTACATTCATCAATTCTTAAATCATTGATGTATTTTGATTTATTTCGCTATCCATTAACCTTACCTGAAATAATTCGCTTTGCATCTATTCCAATTCATCATTTGCATATTGCAGAAGACGCATTACAACAATTAGAAGATAACCTGATGGTATATCGCTTTGGTGAATTCTGGTCGCTGAACAGTGATTATGGAAATATTGAAAGACGACAAAAAGGAAACCGTTCAGCAATGAAAATTTGGGATAAGGCAATAATGCGTTCAAAGTTTATTCAGCGTTTTCCTTTCGTGCGCAGTGTAAATATTTCTGGTTCTCTGTCAAAAAACTATTTTGATGCAGAAGCAGACTTTGATTTTTTTATTATCACTCAGCCAAATCGTTTATGGCTTTGTCGCATGTTGCTCACTATCTATAAAAAATTCTTTCTGTTGAATTCCAGAAAATATTTCTGTATTAATTATTTTATTGATACAGAGTCTTTAGAAATTCCTGATAAAAATATTTTTACAGCAATTGAGATTGTTACATTAAAAAATATGTCGGGCGAAAATTTGTATAATAATTTTATGCAAAGCAATAACTGGGTGAAACAATATTTTCCAAATTATTTACCTGAAAAGCAGATGTTACCTCAGAAAGAAAAAGAAAATGTTATAAAACATCATTCTGAAAAATTATTGCAAAATAAAATCGGTGACCGGCTGGATACTGTTTGTTATAAGATCACATTATATTTCTGGAAACGCAAATTCAAGAATATGACAGCTATAGAATTTGAAAATAATCTGCGCAGTCGTAAACATGTTTCCAAACATCATCCGCAGGGATTTCAATTTAAAGTATTGGAAGGATATAAAAACCGCATTCACACATTTGAGCAGCAACATAATGTAACTTTATACAATGGCTGA
- a CDS encoding methyltransferase — translation MQSLIKKIAEHIYKPYVQWRISKPTTFRYNAITLHIPSGVFHPKYFHSTLLLIKFMETLSIQNKTVLELGCGSGLLSCVAAKQNAQVTTSDISRLAITTLTKNATENNLQMEIVLSDLFDNIQYKHFDYIFINPPYYSKNPNTEAEKAWYCGVEFEYFEKLFLQISTYMNSNTNVFIILSDDCDKKQIHSIAKKIICNSIQLKRKILEWCGGDF, via the coding sequence ATGCAATCGCTAATAAAGAAAATTGCAGAGCATATTTATAAACCGTATGTTCAATGGCGTATTTCAAAACCAACAACATTTCGATATAACGCAATAACATTACATATTCCATCCGGAGTTTTTCATCCCAAATATTTTCACAGCACTTTGTTATTAATTAAGTTTATGGAAACACTTTCTATACAAAATAAAACTGTGTTGGAATTAGGTTGTGGCAGTGGATTATTAAGTTGTGTTGCTGCAAAACAAAATGCACAAGTAACTACAAGTGATATTAGTCGGCTTGCAATTACAACCCTTACTAAAAATGCAACAGAAAATAATTTGCAAATGGAAATTGTATTGAGTGATTTATTTGATAATATACAATACAAACACTTCGATTATATATTTATCAATCCGCCGTATTATTCGAAAAATCCAAATACAGAAGCTGAGAAAGCATGGTATTGCGGAGTGGAGTTTGAATATTTTGAAAAACTGTTTTTACAGATTTCGACATATATGAATTCCAATACAAATGTCTTTATCATTTTATCCGATGACTGCGATAAAAAACAAATTCATTCCATCGCCAAAAAAATAATCTGCAACTCCATTCAATTAAAAAGAAAAATATTGGAATGGTGTGGAGGAGATTTTTAG
- a CDS encoding B12-binding domain-containing radical SAM protein: MHSSKVLLFNPRAANYKARIPNSILSIAASIDGLFDYTIIDGNLESDPLQKIITALQTNQYAYFASTVMPGPQLKQAIPFTKKIKEQFPQITIIWGGYFASNQSKVCMESGFINYIIYGPGDKAFPQLLNAIKNNLPLELIPNLIWKNNDTIQKNHKDELYDQDTLPAMPYERLNTFYPVEKYLGKTYLGKKTIAYHSSIGCPFKCAFCGIVPIFNARWKGKSAQLIYDDILYLKNKYGGDAIEFHDNNFFVNEKRTVEFADLIAKENMIWWGEGRIDTIDKYSDASLEKMRKAGCKMIFFGAETGNDAILKEMDKGGTQTGAQIKAFAARMQQFDIIPEYSFVLGTPASTEEEVNKRIDEDIAFIRTIKEINPATEIIIYVYSPVPTEGSALFKAVEKSGFHFPQKLEDWISPHWENFDLRKNPLTPWLKPYMIDKIKNFETVLNGFYPTVSDYKMQTAQRKLLRNISAWRYKSKLYNAPYEIKAIQKFIRYRQPELEGF, from the coding sequence ATGCATTCAAGCAAAGTATTATTATTTAATCCTCGTGCGGCAAATTATAAAGCCCGTATTCCGAATTCAATTCTATCTATAGCTGCGAGTATTGATGGATTATTTGATTACACAATTATTGATGGCAATCTGGAATCCGATCCTTTGCAAAAAATTATTACTGCATTGCAAACAAATCAATATGCATATTTTGCAAGTACGGTAATGCCGGGTCCGCAATTGAAACAAGCAATTCCATTCACCAAAAAAATTAAAGAACAGTTTCCGCAAATCACTATTATCTGGGGTGGATATTTTGCAAGTAATCAAAGTAAAGTTTGCATGGAATCCGGGTTTATTAATTACATCATTTATGGTCCGGGTGATAAAGCATTTCCGCAATTACTAAATGCAATAAAAAATAATTTGCCCTTAGAATTAATACCTAATCTAATTTGGAAAAATAATGATACCATTCAAAAGAATCATAAAGATGAATTGTATGATCAGGATACATTACCTGCAATGCCTTATGAAAGATTAAATACATTTTATCCTGTAGAAAAATATTTAGGTAAAACATATCTCGGCAAAAAAACAATTGCATATCACAGCAGTATTGGTTGTCCGTTTAAATGTGCTTTCTGTGGAATTGTTCCCATTTTTAATGCAAGATGGAAAGGCAAATCTGCTCAATTGATTTATGATGATATTCTGTACTTAAAAAATAAATATGGTGGTGATGCAATTGAATTTCACGATAATAATTTTTTTGTAAATGAAAAACGCACTGTTGAATTTGCAGATTTAATTGCAAAAGAAAATATGATTTGGTGGGGAGAAGGTCGTATAGATACAATTGATAAATACAGTGATGCAAGTTTGGAAAAAATGCGCAAGGCTGGCTGTAAAATGATTTTCTTCGGCGCCGAAACGGGCAATGATGCAATACTAAAAGAAATGGATAAGGGCGGCACACAAACAGGTGCACAAATAAAAGCATTTGCAGCACGCATGCAACAGTTTGATATAATTCCTGAATACTCTTTTGTACTTGGTACACCAGCATCAACTGAAGAAGAAGTGAATAAACGCATAGATGAAGACATTGCTTTTATCCGCACAATAAAAGAAATTAATCCAGCAACAGAAATTATTATTTATGTATATAGTCCGGTGCCAACTGAAGGTTCTGCATTATTTAAAGCAGTGGAAAAATCGGGCTTTCATTTTCCGCAGAAATTGGAAGACTGGATAAGTCCGCATTGGGAGAATTTCGACTTGCGAAAAAATCCATTAACGCCCTGGCTAAAACCTTACATGATTGATAAGATAAAAAATTTTGAAACGGTATTGAATGGTTTTTATCCAACAGTTTCCGATTATAAAATGCAAACAGCACAACGCAAACTTTTGCGCAACATTAGTGCATGGCGATATAAATCAAAATTGTATAATGCACCTTATGAAATTAAAGCAATTCAAAAATTTATTCGCTATCGCCAACCGGAATTAGAAGGTTTTTAA
- a CDS encoding c-type cytochrome: MKKAFKWIGIILLVLIAGIVVFAFVMQSKYKKMSKVTYEVNVPNVPILTDSTSLVRGASIAASICTGCHGGDLAGRDFFNDPKIGIVYSANLTPGGITKNYTDEDWIRALRFGVKPDGHGMFIMPVEYLNYMSDQDLGSLIGYLKTLPPSDKPQPANYFTFMSQVLAGAGMFGTLYNCELLDLNDVSVHTAPDFSESVDYGKYTMRIHGCFACHGENLNGAKSPDPVSPPGSNITMGGNFGKWSYDQFAETMQSGKTPEGKELDMKFMPWAEFRLMTDTEIHAIYNYIQSQPAAVDAEVVTEWNKKNS, encoded by the coding sequence ATGAAAAAAGCCTTTAAATGGATAGGTATAATTCTACTTGTCCTGATTGCAGGCATTGTTGTATTTGCATTTGTTATGCAGAGTAAGTACAAAAAAATGTCGAAAGTAACCTATGAAGTAAATGTGCCTAATGTTCCCATTCTCACCGATTCAACATCCTTAGTTCGAGGTGCATCCATTGCAGCATCCATCTGCACGGGTTGCCATGGAGGTGATTTGGCAGGAAGGGATTTTTTTAATGACCCAAAAATTGGAATTGTATATTCTGCCAATCTCACACCCGGTGGTATCACAAAAAATTATACAGATGAAGATTGGATTCGGGCACTTCGATTTGGAGTAAAACCGGATGGTCATGGAATGTTTATCATGCCGGTTGAATATTTAAATTATATGAGCGATCAGGATCTTGGTTCTTTAATAGGTTATTTAAAAACCTTACCACCATCCGATAAACCACAACCAGCAAATTATTTTACATTCATGAGTCAGGTATTGGCTGGTGCCGGAATGTTTGGTACACTTTATAATTGTGAATTATTGGATCTGAATGATGTATCTGTTCACACTGCTCCGGATTTTAGTGAGAGTGTAGATTATGGAAAATATACCATGCGCATTCACGGATGTTTTGCATGTCATGGTGAAAATCTGAATGGTGCAAAATCTCCTGATCCGGTTTCTCCTCCGGGTTCCAATATTACCATGGGAGGAAATTTCGGTAAATGGTCCTATGATCAATTTGCGGAAACAATGCAATCAGGTAAAACTCCTGAAGGCAAAGAATTAGATATGAAATTTATGCCATGGGCCGAATTTCGATTAATGACGGACACAGAAATACATGCAATATATAATTACATTCAAAGTCAACCTGCTGCGGTAGATGCCGAAGTGGTGACGGAATGGAATAAAAAAAATTCTTAA
- a CDS encoding glycosyltransferase, whose translation MEKILILTPGFPIDEQDDVCIPFLQDYVLALEEKIGKENIHVISFQYPFDKGEYLWNGIKIYSAGGNNRKGILKLITWNRVMRKAKEWIQPGKTILHIFWLNETTLIGAKLSKKYDCKIIATIMGQDILAENNYLNKIPLNTIHVVAPNTKAAETFKKNTGNNVQAIIRPGVKNISAIQQERNIDLLFVGAFIALKQPEICIEIVNQLNKEFPNLNCKMIGDGILQEKCIATSQNLEIKNIQFTGKLDRKKIFEYMQQSKVLVHTSYYEGHATVFEEAIASGMQVVCFDVGRPEHQAVHVCAEKKEMCCTISHLLKKDYNNNQLTSYSITQTVEFYQQLYTTH comes from the coding sequence ATGGAAAAAATTCTAATACTGACACCCGGCTTTCCAATAGATGAACAGGATGATGTTTGTATTCCTTTTTTACAAGATTATGTATTGGCACTTGAAGAAAAAATCGGTAAAGAAAATATACATGTAATCAGTTTTCAATATCCTTTTGATAAAGGTGAATATCTATGGAATGGAATAAAAATTTATTCTGCCGGTGGTAATAATAGAAAAGGTATTTTAAAATTAATTACCTGGAATCGGGTAATGCGTAAAGCAAAAGAATGGATACAACCGGGCAAGACGATATTACATATTTTCTGGCTGAATGAAACTACTCTTATCGGAGCTAAGCTTTCAAAAAAATACGATTGCAAAATAATAGCTACCATAATGGGACAAGATATTTTAGCCGAAAATAACTACCTGAATAAAATTCCATTGAATACAATTCATGTTGTTGCTCCAAATACGAAAGCTGCTGAAACATTTAAAAAAAATACCGGAAATAATGTGCAGGCAATTATTCGTCCGGGAGTAAAAAATATTTCAGCAATACAACAGGAAAGAAACATTGATCTGTTATTTGTCGGTGCTTTCATTGCATTAAAACAACCGGAAATATGTATTGAAATTGTAAATCAATTAAATAAAGAATTTCCGAATTTAAATTGCAAAATGATTGGCGATGGAATATTACAAGAAAAATGCATAGCTACATCTCAAAATCTAGAAATCAAGAATATTCAATTCACAGGAAAGCTCGATCGCAAAAAAATATTTGAGTATATGCAACAATCAAAAGTATTGGTTCACACCTCTTATTATGAAGGTCATGCGACTGTATTTGAAGAAGCGATTGCAAGTGGTATGCAAGTAGTTTGTTTTGATGTAGGCAGACCGGAACATCAGGCTGTGCATGTATGTGCAGAAAAAAAAGAAATGTGCTGCACTATTTCGCACCTATTAAAAAAAGATTATAATAACAATCAATTAACTTCTTATTCAATCACTCAAACTGTAGAATTTTATCAGCAGTTGTATACCACACATTGA